The proteins below are encoded in one region of Ferruginibacter lapsinanis:
- the rpsD gene encoding 30S ribosomal protein S4, translated as MARYTGPKTKISRIFGEPITGNGKWLTKNSNPPGMHGANRKRKTLGEYALQLREKQKAKYTYGLLEKQFRKTFDEAARRKGVTGENLIKLLEARLDNTVYRLGIAVSRQAARQLVSHKHITVNGEVVNVPSYSLKPGDVIGLKNKSAVNASITGNVRPKNVKFNWIDFNETEVKGTFIAYPERESVPENIKEQLIVELYSK; from the coding sequence ATGGCACGTTACACAGGCCCCAAAACAAAGATCTCCAGAATTTTCGGAGAGCCTATCACAGGCAATGGTAAATGGTTGACTAAAAACAGCAACCCTCCCGGAATGCACGGTGCAAACCGTAAACGTAAAACTTTAGGCGAATACGCTTTACAGTTACGTGAAAAACAAAAAGCAAAATACACTTATGGTTTGTTGGAAAAACAATTCCGTAAAACTTTTGATGAGGCTGCTCGTCGTAAAGGTGTTACCGGTGAAAATTTGATCAAATTATTAGAAGCTCGTTTAGATAATACTGTTTACCGTTTAGGTATCGCAGTTAGTCGTCAGGCTGCTCGTCAATTAGTAAGTCATAAGCACATTACCGTTAATGGTGAAGTGGTGAATGTTCCTTCTTATTCTTTAAAACCAGGTGATGTTATCGGGTTGAAAAATAAGAGTGCTGTGAATGCTTCTATTACTGGAAATGTTCGTCCTAAGAATGTAAAATTCAACTGGATCGATTTCAATGAAACCGAAGTTAAAGGTACATTCATTGCATATCCTGAAAGAGAAAGTGTTCCGGAAAATATCAAGGAACAATTGATCGTGGAATTGTACAGCAAGTAA
- the aroQ gene encoding type II 3-dehydroquinate dehydratase translates to MKIAIINGPNLNLLGTRETSIYGAQTFDAFFESLKQKFPTVEFHYFQSNIEGELVDEIQRVGFSYDGLIINPAAYTHTSVAIGDAIAAIKTPVIEVHISNIFGREDFRKLSHVSAKSIGVISGLGLKGYALAVEYFQQD, encoded by the coding sequence ATGAAGATAGCCATTATCAACGGACCCAATCTCAACTTATTAGGAACAAGAGAAACCAGTATTTATGGAGCTCAGACCTTCGATGCTTTTTTTGAATCATTAAAGCAGAAATTCCCTACGGTTGAATTCCATTATTTCCAGAGTAATATAGAAGGAGAGTTGGTAGATGAGATACAACGTGTTGGCTTTTCATATGACGGGCTCATTATTAATCCTGCGGCCTACACACATACGTCTGTAGCCATTGGGGATGCGATTGCTGCTATTAAAACTCCGGTGATAGAAGTGCATATCTCAAATATTTTCGGCAGAGAAGATTTTAGAAAATTATCTCACGTGTCAGCAAAAAGCATTGGTGTTATCAGCGGGCTAGGATTAAAAGGCTATGCGTTGGCGGTAGAGTATTTTCAACAAGATTAA
- the carA gene encoding glutamine-hydrolyzing carbamoyl-phosphate synthase small subunit produces the protein MTPTNVSQQAILVLQDGTVFYGKSFGKVGTTTGEICFNTGMTGYQEVFTDPSYYGQVLIMNNVHIGNYGVKDVDVESDSVKVKGVIGRNLEEQYSRFMADNSLQKYFEDQQVVAIDDVDTRALVAHVRREGAMNCIISSDNMDVEKLKAELAKVPSMGGLELASVVSTKESYYLGNPDSNIRVAVLDFGVKKNILNCLVERGAYVKVHNAKTSFEELQEFKPNGYFISNGPGDPEPMDYAVKTVKQILAAEKPLFGICLGHQLLALANDIPTFKMHHGHRGLNHPVKNLINGKSEITTQNHGFGVNPDAVRASNAVEITHLNLNDDSIEGIRIKGKPAFSVQYHPEATPGPHDSRYLFDDFISMINVN, from the coding sequence ATGACTCCAACAAACGTATCTCAACAAGCAATTTTAGTATTACAGGACGGAACAGTTTTTTACGGAAAATCCTTTGGGAAAGTAGGAACTACTACCGGCGAAATATGTTTCAATACAGGTATGACCGGTTATCAGGAAGTATTTACCGATCCTAGTTATTATGGCCAGGTATTGATCATGAACAATGTTCATATCGGCAACTATGGTGTAAAAGACGTAGATGTAGAAAGTGATAGTGTAAAAGTGAAAGGTGTGATTGGAAGAAACCTGGAAGAACAATACAGCCGTTTTATGGCTGATAATTCTTTACAAAAATATTTCGAAGATCAACAGGTAGTTGCTATTGATGATGTTGATACCAGGGCTTTGGTAGCACATGTGCGTAGAGAAGGTGCAATGAATTGTATTATCTCATCTGATAACATGGATGTAGAAAAATTAAAAGCAGAATTGGCTAAGGTACCATCAATGGGTGGACTTGAATTGGCCTCAGTAGTATCTACTAAAGAATCATATTATTTAGGCAATCCGGATAGTAATATCAGAGTAGCGGTCTTGGATTTTGGAGTAAAGAAAAATATATTGAACTGCCTGGTTGAAAGAGGCGCTTACGTAAAAGTGCATAATGCAAAAACCAGTTTCGAAGAGCTGCAGGAGTTTAAGCCTAACGGATATTTCATCAGTAATGGTCCTGGAGATCCGGAACCAATGGATTATGCAGTAAAAACTGTAAAACAAATTTTAGCAGCAGAAAAACCTTTATTCGGTATTTGTTTAGGGCATCAACTGCTTGCATTGGCAAATGATATTCCTACATTTAAAATGCACCATGGCCACAGAGGATTGAATCACCCCGTAAAGAATCTCATAAACGGTAAAAGTGAGATCACTACGCAGAATCATGGGTTTGGTGTAAATCCAGATGCTGTAAGGGCCTCAAACGCTGTAGAGATCACTCATCTTAATCTCAACGATGATTCTATCGAAGGGATCAGAATCAAAGGAAAACCGGCCTTCTCTGTACAATATCACCCTGAAGCTACTCCGGGGCCACATGATAGTCGTTATTTGTTTGATGACTTTATTTCAATGATTAACGTAAATTAG
- the rpsK gene encoding 30S ribosomal protein S11, with the protein MAKAQNSAKAAAKKRVVKVDSYGDAHIVASFNNIIISLTNKQGQVISWSSAGKMGFKGSKKNTPYAAQMAAADAAKVASDAGLKRVDVFVKGPGSGREGAIRSLSQNGIEVNMIKDVTPLPHNGCRPPKKRRV; encoded by the coding sequence ATGGCAAAAGCACAGAACAGCGCAAAAGCAGCTGCAAAAAAAAGAGTAGTTAAAGTAGATAGCTACGGAGATGCACACATCGTTGCAAGTTTCAACAACATCATTATCAGTTTAACCAACAAACAAGGTCAGGTAATTTCTTGGTCTAGTGCAGGTAAAATGGGTTTCAAAGGAAGTAAAAAGAATACTCCTTATGCAGCTCAAATGGCTGCTGCTGATGCTGCAAAAGTAGCTTCAGATGCTGGATTAAAAAGAGTAGATGTATTTGTAAAAGGTCCAGGTAGCGGTCGTGAAGGTGCTATCCGTTCTTTGTCTCAAAATGGCATCGAAGTAAATATGATCAAGGATGTAACTCCATTACCACATAATGGTTGTCGTCCTCCAAAGAAAAGAAGAGTATAA
- a CDS encoding DUF5004 domain-containing protein: MRKHHILLSFIIICLLASCATSKEARTYKSLIDGNWQLQTVVTEGITGKVKIDLFNEADFQCFVGTSWTFDYRRSLGTYTTSNTNNCFSVKRNFRWSIYEAPGEPKLFQFKRLDEKLKEMDNGDGYRFTIVQLDKTTMQLKSTITFENKPAAIIYNFTKN, from the coding sequence ATGAGAAAACATCACATCCTTTTAAGCTTTATTATCATTTGCCTGTTGGCATCTTGTGCAACGTCTAAAGAAGCCCGTACGTATAAGAGTTTAATAGACGGCAACTGGCAGTTACAAACCGTAGTTACTGAAGGTATTACCGGGAAAGTAAAGATCGATCTGTTCAATGAAGCAGACTTTCAGTGCTTTGTAGGTACAAGCTGGACGTTTGATTACAGAAGAAGCCTGGGAACCTATACTACCAGTAATACCAACAATTGTTTTTCTGTAAAAAGAAATTTCCGTTGGAGCATTTACGAAGCCCCGGGAGAACCTAAACTCTTTCAGTTTAAAAGACTGGATGAAAAACTAAAAGAAATGGACAATGGTGATGGTTATAGATTTACCATTGTGCAGTTGGATAAAACTACCATGCAGCTGAAATCAACTATAACTTTTGAAAATAAACCTGCTGCGATCATCTACAATTTTACAAAAAACTAA
- the rpmJ gene encoding 50S ribosomal protein L36, giving the protein MKVRASIKKRSVDCKIVRRKGVLFVINKKNPRFKQRQG; this is encoded by the coding sequence ATGAAAGTTAGAGCTTCCATTAAAAAAAGAAGTGTTGATTGTAAAATTGTACGTAGAAAAGGCGTACTATTTGTGATCAATAAAAAGAATCCTCGTTTTAAACAAAGACAAGGGTAA
- the rpsM gene encoding 30S ribosomal protein S13 yields the protein MARIAGIDLPKNKRGEIGLTYIYGIGRSTAQYILGKANISVDKKVNEWNDDEQTAIRNIINNEFKTEGALRSEVQMSIKRLLDIACYRGLRHRKGLPLRGQRTRTNSRTRKGKRKTVAGKKKVAKK from the coding sequence ATGGCTCGTATTGCCGGTATAGATTTACCAAAAAACAAAAGAGGCGAAATAGGACTTACCTATATATATGGTATTGGTCGTAGCACTGCTCAGTACATTTTAGGAAAAGCTAACATTAGCGTTGACAAAAAAGTGAACGAGTGGAATGATGACGAACAAACTGCTATTCGTAACATCATCAACAATGAGTTTAAAACTGAAGGTGCTTTACGTAGTGAAGTACAAATGAGTATTAAACGTTTGTTGGATATCGCTTGTTACCGTGGTTTACGTCATCGTAAAGGGTTACCGCTTCGTGGACAACGTACTCGTACTAACAGTCGTACTCGTAAGGGTAAACGTAAGACAGTTGCCGGTAAAAAGAAAGTAGCTAAGAAATAA
- the rplQ gene encoding 50S ribosomal protein L17 — translation MRHGNKNNNLSRTASHRKALLMNLGCQLITHKRITTTLAKAKSLRVYIEPLITRTKATDSKETIMHNHRVVFSYLNDKAAVKELFTVVAPKVASRPGGYTRIIKLGKRIGDNAEVAMIELVDFNEIYGKTAVTAAEPAKKTRRSGGAKKKADTTAVEEAVEVKAEEATGTDSEEKTEA, via the coding sequence ATGCGTCACGGAAACAAAAACAACAATTTAAGCAGAACAGCTTCTCACAGAAAAGCCTTGCTTATGAATTTAGGTTGTCAGTTGATCACTCACAAGAGAATCACTACAACTTTGGCTAAAGCTAAATCTTTACGTGTTTACATCGAGCCATTGATCACCAGAACTAAAGCTACCGATAGTAAAGAAACGATCATGCACAATCATCGTGTTGTGTTTAGTTACTTAAACGATAAAGCTGCTGTTAAAGAATTATTTACAGTAGTTGCTCCAAAAGTTGCTAGTCGTCCGGGTGGTTACACACGTATCATCAAATTAGGTAAAAGAATTGGTGATAATGCTGAAGTTGCAATGATCGAATTAGTTGACTTCAATGAGATCTACGGTAAAACTGCTGTTACAGCTGCTGAACCTGCTAAGAAAACAAGACGTAGTGGTGGAGCTAAAAAGAAAGCTGATACTACTGCTGTTGAAGAAGCAGTTGAAGTAAAAGCTGAAGAAGCTACCGGAACTGATTCTGAAGAAAAAACAGAAGCGTAA
- a CDS encoding OmpA family protein, whose protein sequence is MKNRTGNILLTAASMMLLISSCQTTKKATNQDKGVAIGAIGGGIIGGILGNNVGNKNNTALGVLIGGVVGGVAGGIIGNKMDRQAEKIKTEIPGAKVERIGEGINVTFDENNPDGSKAGVYFETNKYAISANSKLALDKLQKIFAEYPETNILIEGHTDNVGTDAYNLSLSQRRADAVGDYLKAVGVPASRLTIKWYGESQPIAPNDTDANRALNRRVQFVITANEKMKAEAKAEAEKN, encoded by the coding sequence ATGAAAAACAGAACCGGAAATATACTATTAACAGCTGCATCAATGATGTTGCTGATAAGCAGTTGCCAAACAACAAAGAAAGCTACTAATCAGGATAAAGGTGTGGCCATAGGTGCAATCGGAGGCGGTATCATTGGTGGTATCCTTGGTAACAATGTAGGTAATAAAAACAATACTGCATTAGGCGTATTGATTGGTGGTGTTGTTGGCGGTGTTGCCGGCGGTATCATTGGTAACAAAATGGATCGTCAGGCTGAAAAAATAAAAACAGAAATACCCGGAGCAAAAGTTGAGCGTATCGGAGAAGGTATCAACGTAACTTTTGATGAAAATAATCCTGATGGAAGTAAAGCAGGTGTATATTTTGAAACTAATAAATATGCTATCAGCGCTAATTCAAAACTGGCATTGGATAAACTGCAAAAAATATTTGCTGAATATCCGGAAACAAATATTCTGATAGAAGGACATACAGATAATGTAGGGACTGATGCATACAATTTAAGTCTTTCTCAAAGAAGAGCAGATGCTGTAGGCGATTATCTAAAAGCTGTAGGTGTTCCTGCATCAAGATTAACGATCAAATGGTATGGAGAGTCTCAACCAATAGCACCTAACGATACAGATGCAAACAGGGCTTTGAACAGACGTGTACAATTTGTTATTACTGCAAACGAAAAAATGAAAGCCGAAGCAAAAGCTGAAGCCGAAAAAAATTAG
- a CDS encoding DNA-directed RNA polymerase subunit alpha translates to MGILNFVKPDKIVLQKANDFEAQFEFRPLEPGYGVTIGNALRRVLLNSLEGYAIIGINIVGADHEFATIKGITEDVTEIILNLKQVRFKKKIEGEIGTEKITLSIKNKTEFTAGMIGEASPSFEVMNPELGICVMDNSAKLDIEITIGKGRGYVPAEEHKEKSSHFGYIPVDAIYTPIKNVKYTIENTRVEQRTDFEKLIMEVITDGTIHPEEAVKQASRILIQHLMIITDENITFDTKEDKKEDLVDEQTLQLRKVLKTPLEDLDLSVRAFNCLKAAKINSLSELVQYEQEDLMKFRNFGQKSLSEIEQVLNERGLGFGMDLSKLKIDDE, encoded by the coding sequence ATGGGTATTTTAAATTTTGTTAAACCCGATAAAATTGTTCTTCAAAAAGCTAATGATTTTGAAGCTCAGTTTGAATTTCGTCCGCTTGAGCCAGGATATGGTGTAACCATAGGTAACGCACTTCGTAGAGTATTGCTTAACTCTTTAGAAGGGTATGCAATTATTGGTATCAACATCGTTGGTGCTGATCACGAGTTTGCTACCATCAAAGGTATCACTGAAGATGTAACAGAAATTATATTGAACCTTAAACAAGTTCGTTTCAAAAAGAAAATTGAAGGAGAGATCGGTACTGAAAAAATTACCCTTTCTATCAAAAATAAAACTGAATTCACGGCAGGTATGATCGGCGAAGCATCTCCTTCTTTTGAAGTGATGAATCCTGAATTAGGTATCTGTGTTATGGATAACAGCGCTAAGTTGGACATCGAGATCACTATCGGAAAAGGTAGAGGTTATGTGCCTGCTGAAGAACACAAAGAAAAAAGTTCTCATTTCGGATATATTCCGGTTGATGCTATTTACACACCGATCAAAAACGTAAAATACACCATCGAAAACACTCGTGTGGAACAACGTACGGATTTTGAAAAATTGATCATGGAAGTTATTACCGATGGTACTATTCATCCTGAAGAAGCGGTAAAACAAGCCAGCCGTATCTTAATTCAACATTTGATGATCATCACTGATGAAAACATCACTTTTGATACTAAAGAAGATAAGAAAGAAGACTTAGTGGACGAACAAACTTTACAATTACGTAAAGTATTGAAAACTCCATTAGAAGATCTTGATCTTTCTGTACGTGCATTTAACTGTTTAAAAGCAGCTAAGATCAATTCATTAAGTGAGTTGGTACAATACGAACAAGAAGACCTGATGAAATTCAGAAACTTCGGTCAAAAATCTTTAAGCGAAATCGAACAAGTACTAAACGAAAGAGGTTTAGGATTTGGAATGGATCTGAGCAAATTGAAAATAGACGACGAATAA